In the Parasteatoda tepidariorum isolate YZ-2023 chromosome 3, CAS_Ptep_4.0, whole genome shotgun sequence genome, one interval contains:
- the LOC107438623 gene encoding ectonucleoside triphosphate diphosphohydrolase 5 — translation MKLMVMDDQHKIKWTLYVALTSLFLFITVSEVRHFTSLRTIFISETHLPLQKYVIVFDGGSTGTRIHVFSFATSLSGHLTLKSEYFEEVKPGLSGYVNNPHEAANSVIQLLEKAKTLVPLDKWSETPVALKATAGLRLLPDTVSNSLLEEVYKAFDNSPFHSSDDCVTILSGEDEGLYAWYTLNFLLGRLNDANHSVASLDLGGGSTQITFSPATLDTLIFSPKDYILLPQVQNRTTTIYTHSYLGLGLMSARHSILQFSTDRSVPLENNGTVTFSSSCIHPHDKTVWKHDLKEYIVMGRKSGKYGFKNCYYKAVEFLGNAVHRPEELMKREIYVLSYYFDRAFDLGIIGKEGGIRTVDEFVNSCKHSCSSKQPKEIFLCLDCTYITALMKHGLGLDGKKELRFAKQIDGIETSWGLGAAFNMLR, via the exons ATGAAGCTCATGGTAATGGACGatcagcataaaataaaatggactTTATACGTTGCTCTAACatctctgtttttatttataactgtatCTGAAGTAAGGCATTTTACATCTTTAAGAACAATATTCATATCTGAAACTCATCTACCTTTACAAAAATATGTCATTGTTTTTGATGGTGGCAGCACTGGTACTAGAATTCACGTATTTTCATTTGCGACAAGTTTAA GTGGCCATTTGACACTTAAGAGTGAATATTTTGAAGAAGTTAAGCCAGGTCTCTCTGGATATGTTAACAATCCTCATGAA GCAGCCAATAGTGTTATTCAACTGttagaaaaagcaaaaacattagTTCCTCTGGATAAATGGTCCGAAACTCCCGTAGCACTAAAAGCAACTGCTGGTCTTCGTCTCTTACCTGATACTGTGTCAAACTCTCTTTTAGAAGAg GTTTATAAAGCTTTTGACAATTCTCCATTCCATTCTAGTGATGATTGTGTGACAATATTGTCTGGAGAAGATGAAG gtCTATATGCATGGTACACATTGAATTTCCTTTTAG gtAGACTAAATGACGCAAATCATTCAGTTGCATCGCTAGATTTAGGAGGAGGCTCAACTCAAATCACTTTTTCGCCTGCTACACTCGACACTTTGATCTTTAGTCCCAAAGATTATATTCTTTTACCTCAAGTACAAAATAGAACTACGACTATATACACTCACAG ctatttAGGCTTAGGACTCATGTCAGCCAGGCATTCTATTTTACAGTTTTCCACAGACCGTTCAG TCCCTCTTGAAAATAATGGAACGGTAACATTTTCAAGCTCTTGTATTCATCCTCATGATAAAACAGTTTGGAAACATGACTTGAAGGAATATATAGTcat ggGTAGAAAAAGTGGAAAGTATGgctttaaaaattgctattatAAAGCAGTTGAGTTCCTGGGAAATGCAGTTCATAGACCAGAAGAACTTATGAAACGAGAAATATATGTGCTTTCGTATTATTTTGATCGTGCCTTTGATTTGGGCATTATTG GTAAAGAGGGAGGCATTCGAACTGTTGATGAATTCGTAAATTCTTGTAAGCATTCTTGTTCCTCTAAACAGCCTAAAGAGATATTTTTGTGCCTTGATTGTACGTACATTACTGCTCTCATGAAACATGGACTGGGACTGgatggaaaaaaagaattacga tTTGCTAAACAGATTGATGGCATTGAAACAAGTTGGGGCTTAGGTGCTGCTTTTAATATGTTAAGGTAG